One genomic segment of Sanyastnella coralliicola includes these proteins:
- a CDS encoding pullulanase X25 domain-containing protein: MSEQTVSGDGVHVAGDFQGWDPALTPLTDQGGGIWSTTISVMGGSTINYKYINGNVWGQDESVPGGCAVGGNRAHTVGMSDETLDLVCFGACTVCAPAQSNVTLQVDMTGLMVDPAGVHVTGEFQGWDPGATPMVDQGGGIWSVTVPMDQGLTLGYKFINGNVWGQDETVPAECATDNNRTVTVGMMDQTEDVVCFNSCAACVVGAVPGCTNIDAQNYDPAATEDDGSCEYLITFQVDMNQVCLTADGVHIAGSIQGWDPAATAMDDSDMDGVYTYSTVLADGAYEYKYINGNAWGQDESVPGACAVNNNRELVVAGANQTIPVVCFASCDPCGAAADITVTLQVDMSDETIDANGVHVAGTFNSWDPMADPMVDAGGGIYTKDITVPSGTGLQYRFVNGNTSMGEEVVPMECGSDDMQGGGVLARTIDCVSSPTVVNPVCFSGCDACSGSLVNVTFQVDMSNEVVNPIGVFIVGSFQDPPFTAGLDQMTDLGGGIWEFTTAIATGTAVTYKYLNGPNFANEETVPSNCGLDNGFGGFDREWTVGAADETIPVHCFSSCVSCDTPDVNITFQVDMSEETVAAEGVHIAGAFQGWDPGATPMVDQGNGIWTYTTALTPGETVEYKFINGNVWGQDESVPGECASGFNRSYTPGGMDETVPVVCFASCQACNVPSADVTFEVDMTNEMVDPTGVYLVGTFNGFDASATPLADMGGGIWAVTVTLDQGASIEYKYLNGSDFAGEEIVPMECGVDNGFGGYNRAWTVGMMNETIPVHCFSSCDACVVGVLGCTDMNATNFDPLATIDNGSCTYNVTFRVDMWNEMVDAEGVYIVGDFQGWDPTSTPMNYLGYGIYEFSSAFTGNSTITYKFVNGNDIANAESVPMECGADDGFGGFNRTIDLMTSDVSVSVCFGECDSCAGCTDPFSTEYNPFAINDDGSCATPVVYGCTYVDAENYDVSANEDDGSCTFQPAGSDCPEDLNNDGIVNAADLLQFLAGFGTMC; the protein is encoded by the coding sequence ATGTCTGAGCAAACTGTAAGCGGCGATGGAGTTCACGTTGCCGGTGATTTTCAAGGGTGGGATCCAGCTTTGACCCCACTAACAGATCAAGGAGGAGGCATCTGGTCAACGACAATTTCTGTCATGGGCGGAAGCACAATCAACTACAAGTATATTAATGGAAATGTCTGGGGACAGGATGAATCTGTACCTGGAGGATGTGCAGTTGGTGGAAACCGAGCGCATACCGTAGGCATGAGCGACGAAACCTTAGACCTTGTTTGTTTTGGAGCATGTACTGTTTGTGCACCTGCACAATCGAATGTAACGCTCCAAGTAGATATGACTGGGCTCATGGTAGATCCGGCAGGCGTTCACGTAACTGGTGAATTCCAAGGCTGGGATCCAGGAGCAACACCTATGGTTGACCAAGGTGGTGGAATTTGGAGTGTAACAGTCCCTATGGACCAAGGATTGACGCTGGGCTACAAGTTCATTAACGGAAACGTTTGGGGACAAGACGAAACAGTTCCTGCAGAATGTGCTACCGATAACAACCGTACAGTAACGGTAGGTATGATGGACCAAACAGAAGACGTAGTTTGCTTCAACTCATGCGCAGCATGTGTCGTAGGTGCAGTTCCAGGTTGTACTAACATTGACGCTCAGAACTATGATCCAGCGGCAACAGAAGATGATGGAAGCTGTGAGTACCTCATTACTTTCCAGGTAGACATGAACCAAGTTTGTTTGACGGCAGACGGGGTGCACATTGCAGGAAGCATTCAAGGATGGGATCCAGCTGCGACAGCGATGGACGATAGTGATATGGACGGTGTATATACATACAGCACTGTATTGGCAGATGGAGCTTACGAATACAAGTACATCAACGGTAACGCATGGGGACAGGATGAATCAGTTCCTGGAGCATGTGCAGTAAATAATAACCGTGAGCTAGTGGTTGCTGGTGCAAATCAGACGATTCCAGTAGTATGTTTCGCAAGCTGTGATCCTTGTGGCGCTGCCGCTGATATTACGGTGACACTTCAGGTTGATATGTCTGACGAAACGATTGATGCCAATGGTGTTCATGTAGCAGGAACATTCAATAGCTGGGATCCAATGGCAGACCCAATGGTAGATGCCGGAGGTGGTATTTACACAAAAGACATTACTGTTCCTTCTGGAACTGGACTGCAATACCGATTTGTAAATGGTAATACTTCAATGGGAGAAGAAGTTGTTCCAATGGAGTGTGGATCAGATGACATGCAGGGCGGAGGAGTTCTGGCTCGTACTATTGACTGTGTAAGCAGCCCTACCGTTGTAAACCCAGTTTGTTTCAGTGGGTGTGACGCTTGTTCTGGATCGCTTGTGAATGTGACATTCCAAGTAGATATGAGCAACGAAGTTGTCAATCCTATTGGTGTGTTTATCGTTGGTTCATTCCAAGATCCACCGTTTACTGCAGGTCTTGATCAAATGACAGACCTTGGAGGTGGAATTTGGGAATTCACTACTGCAATCGCTACAGGGACTGCAGTTACCTACAAATACCTCAACGGACCAAACTTCGCGAACGAGGAAACAGTTCCTTCAAACTGTGGTCTTGATAATGGCTTCGGTGGTTTCGACCGCGAATGGACCGTTGGAGCAGCAGATGAAACGATTCCAGTTCACTGCTTCAGCAGTTGTGTTTCTTGTGATACTCCTGACGTTAACATCACTTTCCAGGTTGACATGTCAGAGGAGACTGTAGCAGCAGAAGGAGTTCACATTGCAGGTGCCTTCCAAGGATGGGACCCAGGTGCAACGCCAATGGTAGATCAAGGAAATGGAATCTGGACGTACACTACTGCATTAACGCCTGGGGAAACTGTTGAATACAAGTTCATCAACGGAAACGTTTGGGGACAAGATGAATCAGTACCTGGTGAATGTGCTTCAGGTTTTAACCGTTCGTACACTCCTGGAGGAATGGACGAAACAGTGCCAGTAGTATGTTTCGCTTCATGTCAAGCTTGTAACGTACCATCGGCGGATGTGACATTTGAAGTAGATATGACGAATGAAATGGTTGATCCAACAGGCGTGTACCTCGTAGGAACCTTCAACGGATTTGACGCTTCTGCGACGCCTCTAGCCGATATGGGAGGAGGAATCTGGGCAGTGACAGTTACGCTGGACCAAGGTGCTTCGATTGAATACAAATACCTCAACGGAAGTGATTTTGCTGGAGAAGAGATTGTTCCTATGGAATGTGGTGTTGATAACGGCTTCGGCGGTTACAACAGAGCATGGACTGTCGGAATGATGAATGAAACGATCCCTGTGCATTGTTTCAGTTCATGTGATGCCTGCGTAGTAGGTGTGCTTGGATGTACTGACATGAATGCAACGAACTTTGATCCGCTTGCTACAATTGATAACGGTTCTTGTACTTACAATGTGACCTTTAGGGTGGATATGTGGAATGAAATGGTTGACGCTGAAGGTGTGTACATCGTAGGTGACTTCCAAGGATGGGACCCGACATCAACCCCAATGAACTACCTAGGCTACGGCATTTATGAGTTCTCTTCGGCATTTACAGGGAACTCAACCATCACTTACAAGTTTGTGAATGGTAATGATATCGCTAACGCGGAATCGGTTCCTATGGAATGTGGAGCTGACGACGGATTCGGTGGATTCAATAGAACCATCGATCTCATGACTTCTGACGTGAGTGTGTCAGTTTGTTTTGGTGAATGTGATTCGTGTGCAGGATGTACAGATCCATTCTCAACAGAGTATAATCCATTCGCAATCAACGATGACGGTTCGTGTGCAACTCCTGTAGTTTACGGATGTACCTATGTTGATGCAGAGAACTATGATGTATCTGCCAATGAGGACGATGGATCATGTACTTTCCAGCCTGCTGGAAGTGACTGTCCTGAAGACTTGAACAACGATGGAATCGTTAATGCGGCTGACTTGCTGCAGTTCCTAGCTGGATTCGGAACAATGTGTTAA